The Vibrio echinoideorum genome includes a region encoding these proteins:
- a CDS encoding OmpH family outer membrane protein — protein sequence MIKAAGLGLVVISSSFFATAAEAAQKVGYVNTAQVFQALPQREVVLQKMQEEFKDKAAELQSIQAEAKTKIEKLKRDGELLGPDEVEKLRIEVGQLDSKYKIKAQALEKASQRREAQEKQKLFKVIQDAVTKVAEKEGYDMIVDIQALQYGKPEYNISEQVIKSLK from the coding sequence ATGATTAAAGCAGCAGGTTTAGGCCTTGTAGTTATTAGCTCTTCTTTCTTTGCTACTGCTGCAGAAGCTGCACAAAAAGTGGGTTATGTAAACACTGCACAAGTATTCCAGGCTCTACCTCAGCGTGAAGTTGTTCTTCAAAAAATGCAGGAAGAGTTCAAAGATAAAGCGGCTGAGCTACAAAGCATTCAAGCAGAAGCTAAAACTAAGATTGAAAAGCTTAAGCGTGATGGCGAATTGCTAGGCCCTGATGAAGTTGAGAAGCTTCGTATTGAGGTAGGTCAACTAGACAGCAAATACAAAATCAAAGCTCAAGCACTAGAAAAAGCAAGCCAACGTCGTGAAGCACAAGAGAAGCAGAAGCTGTTCAAAGTGATTCAAGATGCTGTAACAAAAGTTGCAGAGAAAGAAGGCTACGACATGATTGTTGATATTCAAGCTCTGCAATACGGTAAGCCTGAATACAATATCTCTGAGCAAGTAATTAAATCACTGAAATAA
- the dnaE gene encoding DNA polymerase III subunit alpha, which produces MSDPKFVHLRVHSDFSMVDGLSKVPPLVKKVAEMGMPALALTDFTNLCGLVKFYGTAHGCGVKPIIGADFLMQSLEFGDELTRLTVITTNNKGYNNLTLLISKAYLRGHVQHQPVIDKEWLIEHAEGLIILSGAKEGEIGKALLKGNRELVASSVEFYKTYFADRFYLELIRTGRPDEESYLHFALELAEQEDLPVVATNEVVFLTEDLFDAHEIRVAIHDGFTMVDPRRPKNYSAQQYLRSEEEMCELFSDIPEALENSVEIAKRCNVTVRLGEYFLPNFPTEGLAIEDFLIKKSEEGLERRLAFLFPDEKVRAERRPEYDDRLKIELEVVNNMGFPGYFLIVMEFIQWSKDNDVPVGPGRGSGAGSLVAYALDITDLDPLEYDLLFERFLNPERVSMPDFDIDFCMDKRDQVIDHVAEMYGRDAVSQIITFGTMAAKAVIRDVGRVLGHPFGFVDRISKLVPPDPGMTLEKAFLAEPALPELYDGDEEVRELIDKCRILEGCTRNAGKHAGGVVISPTTITDFAPIYADAEGNFPVTQFDKNDVETAGLVKFDFLGLRTLTIIDWALGLVNPRLAKEGKAPIRIDSIPLDDQASFNLLQNSETTAVFQLESRGMKDLIKRLQPDSFEDIIALVALFRPGPLQSGMVDNFIDRKHGREAVSYPDETWQHESLKETLEPTYGIILYQEQVMQIAQILAGYTLGGADMLRRAMGKKKPEEMAKQRGTFKEGAEANGVDGELSMKIFDLVEKFAGYGFNKSHSAAYALVSYQTLWLKTHYPAEFMAAVMTADMDNTEKVIGLVDECLRMKLKLLPPDINSGLYRFNVDEDGAIVYGIGAIKGVGEGPIEAIIEARNKGGHFKDLFDFCARLDLKKVNKRVIEKLILSGALDRLGPHRAAMMASLKDAVKAASQHHHAESFGQSDMFGVLTDAPEEVEHKYTQVPKWPEKVWLEGERETLGLYLTGHPVNAYIKELAKYTSCRLKDATPTRRDQSLTIAGLVIAARVMTTKRGTRIGLMTLDDRSGRMEVMLFSDALDRYAELLEKDKIVVVSGQVSFDDFNGGLKMSAREVMDLGSAREKYARGVSISIEQSQINGQFFERFSQILEPYRAGTVPVNVYYQRADARARLTLGTEWRVTPSDTLLDELKQLLGNSQVELEFN; this is translated from the coding sequence ATGTCAGATCCAAAATTTGTTCACCTACGCGTACACAGTGATTTTTCGATGGTGGATGGCCTCTCTAAGGTGCCACCATTAGTTAAGAAAGTCGCTGAAATGGGTATGCCTGCTCTAGCACTTACCGATTTTACCAACCTTTGTGGCTTGGTTAAATTTTACGGTACGGCTCATGGGTGCGGGGTTAAACCAATTATTGGTGCTGACTTCTTGATGCAGTCTTTAGAATTCGGTGATGAGCTGACTAGGCTCACCGTCATTACCACGAACAACAAAGGTTATAACAACCTTACACTGCTTATCTCAAAAGCTTACCTTCGAGGTCATGTGCAACATCAGCCTGTCATTGATAAAGAGTGGCTAATTGAGCATGCAGAAGGCCTGATTATTTTATCGGGTGCAAAAGAAGGTGAGATAGGCAAAGCGTTGCTGAAAGGTAATCGTGAATTGGTCGCAAGCAGCGTTGAGTTTTACAAAACGTATTTCGCAGATCGTTTCTATCTTGAGTTGATTCGAACTGGACGCCCGGATGAAGAATCTTACCTGCACTTTGCTTTAGAGCTTGCTGAGCAAGAAGACCTGCCAGTTGTCGCGACCAACGAAGTAGTATTCCTGACCGAAGACCTGTTTGACGCTCATGAAATTCGCGTAGCGATTCATGATGGTTTTACGATGGTCGATCCTCGTCGTCCTAAAAACTACAGCGCGCAACAGTACCTTCGCAGTGAAGAAGAGATGTGCGAGTTGTTCTCGGATATCCCTGAAGCACTAGAAAACAGCGTCGAGATTGCTAAGCGATGTAACGTAACCGTTCGTTTGGGTGAATACTTCCTACCTAACTTTCCAACCGAAGGTTTAGCGATTGAAGATTTCCTGATTAAGAAATCAGAAGAAGGTCTTGAGCGTCGTTTGGCGTTCCTATTCCCTGACGAGAAAGTAAGAGCTGAGCGCAGGCCTGAATACGACGATCGACTAAAAATCGAACTCGAAGTTGTCAATAATATGGGTTTTCCCGGTTATTTCTTGATCGTAATGGAGTTCATCCAGTGGTCAAAAGATAACGATGTACCTGTAGGTCCTGGTCGTGGTTCTGGTGCTGGTTCTTTGGTGGCTTATGCGCTTGATATCACCGATCTTGACCCACTTGAATATGACCTGCTTTTCGAACGTTTCTTGAATCCAGAACGTGTATCGATGCCCGATTTCGATATCGATTTCTGTATGGATAAGCGTGATCAAGTTATTGACCACGTTGCTGAAATGTATGGCCGTGATGCCGTGTCTCAGATCATCACCTTTGGTACCATGGCGGCAAAAGCCGTAATTCGCGACGTAGGCCGTGTACTTGGTCACCCATTTGGTTTCGTTGATCGTATTTCTAAGCTTGTCCCACCTGATCCTGGCATGACCTTAGAGAAAGCTTTCCTTGCTGAACCAGCATTGCCAGAGCTTTACGATGGTGATGAAGAAGTTCGTGAGCTGATTGATAAATGTCGAATCTTAGAAGGTTGTACGCGAAATGCAGGTAAGCACGCGGGTGGTGTTGTAATTTCACCAACCACGATTACCGATTTTGCGCCAATTTATGCCGATGCGGAAGGTAACTTCCCGGTAACGCAATTTGATAAAAATGACGTTGAGACGGCCGGTTTGGTTAAGTTTGACTTCTTGGGGTTACGTACCCTGACTATCATCGACTGGGCGTTGGGTTTAGTGAACCCACGTTTGGCAAAAGAGGGTAAAGCTCCGATTCGCATCGACTCGATTCCTCTGGATGATCAAGCGTCATTTAACTTATTACAAAATTCTGAAACGACGGCGGTATTCCAGCTGGAATCACGTGGTATGAAAGACCTGATCAAGCGTCTACAACCTGACAGCTTTGAAGATATTATCGCATTGGTAGCTCTGTTCCGTCCGGGGCCTCTGCAATCAGGCATGGTAGATAACTTTATCGACCGTAAACACGGACGAGAGGCAGTATCTTACCCTGATGAAACGTGGCAACACGAATCGCTAAAAGAAACACTAGAACCGACTTACGGCATCATCCTGTATCAAGAACAGGTAATGCAAATCGCTCAGATCCTTGCGGGTTATACGCTTGGTGGCGCCGATATGCTGCGTCGTGCGATGGGTAAGAAAAAGCCTGAAGAGATGGCAAAACAGCGCGGTACCTTCAAGGAAGGTGCTGAAGCCAATGGTGTTGATGGCGAACTGTCTATGAAGATCTTTGACTTGGTAGAGAAGTTTGCGGGCTACGGCTTTAACAAATCTCACTCGGCTGCATACGCACTGGTTTCTTATCAAACACTATGGTTGAAAACGCACTATCCAGCTGAGTTCATGGCGGCGGTAATGACCGCAGACATGGATAACACTGAAAAAGTTATTGGCCTTGTTGATGAGTGTCTCCGTATGAAGCTCAAGCTTCTTCCACCAGACATTAACTCAGGCTTATACCGTTTTAATGTGGATGAAGATGGTGCCATTGTTTATGGTATCGGTGCAATTAAAGGGGTTGGTGAAGGTCCTATTGAAGCGATCATTGAAGCGCGAAATAAGGGGGGGCACTTTAAAGACTTATTCGACTTTTGTGCGCGCCTTGATCTGAAAAAAGTAAACAAACGTGTTATCGAAAAGTTGATTCTATCTGGAGCCTTAGATAGATTAGGTCCTCACCGAGCTGCAATGATGGCATCATTGAAAGATGCGGTTAAGGCTGCAAGCCAACATCATCATGCCGAATCTTTTGGTCAATCAGATATGTTTGGTGTGTTGACTGACGCTCCAGAAGAGGTTGAGCACAAGTATACTCAAGTGCCTAAATGGCCTGAAAAGGTTTGGCTTGAAGGTGAGCGTGAAACGCTAGGCTTGTATTTAACGGGTCACCCGGTTAATGCTTATATTAAAGAGTTAGCTAAATACACCAGCTGTCGTTTGAAAGATGCCACACCAACACGTCGTGACCAATCATTAACGATTGCAGGTTTAGTGATTGCTGCTAGGGTAATGACCACGAAACGTGGCACACGAATTGGTTTGATGACGCTTGATGACCGATCAGGCCGGATGGAAGTGATGTTGTTCTCGGATGCACTCGATCGCTACGCAGAATTGCTCGAAAAAGATAAAATTGTGGTTGTTTCTGGACAGGTCAGCTTTGATGATTTCAATGGTGGGCTTAAAATGTCCGCGCGTGAGGTCATGGACTTAGGAAGCGCCCGTGAGAAATATGCTCGTGGGGTGTCGATATCTATTGAACAATCCCAAATTAATGGTCAATTTTTTGAACGCTTTAGTCAAATCTTAGAACCTTATAGAGCAGGAACGGTCCCAGTCAATGTATACTACCAACGTGCCGACGCCAGAGCGCGGTTAACATTGGGCACAGAATGGCGTGTGACGCCAAGTGATACATTACTAGACGAATTAAAACAGCTGCTTGGAAATAGCCAAGTAGAACTCGAATTTAACTAA
- the lpxD gene encoding UDP-3-O-(3-hydroxymyristoyl)glucosamine N-acyltransferase translates to MKNLTLAELATITGGELHGDGTITVSAVAPMDKAQEGNITFLSNVKYSKHLGDCKASAIMVKESERELCKTNVIVVNDPYVAFAKVAQALDITPAPASAIEASASISGDATIGQNVSIGANAVIESGVVLGDDVIIGAGCFIGKNAQIGAGTKLWANVSIYHEVVIGTACLIQSSTVIGSDGFGYANEKGEWVKIPQVGSVRIGNRVEIGACTTIDRGALDDTVIEDNVILDNQLQIAHNVHIGYGSAIAGGTIIAGSTTIGKYCIIGGGCVINGHIEVVDGVTITGMGMVMRSITEKGMYSSGIPLQPNKDWRKTATRVHRIDEMNKRLKTVEKLIEKSAES, encoded by the coding sequence ATGAAGAACCTGACTTTAGCCGAATTGGCAACAATTACCGGGGGAGAGTTACACGGAGACGGTACGATTACTGTTTCAGCTGTTGCCCCTATGGATAAAGCGCAAGAAGGTAACATTACGTTCCTTTCTAACGTTAAGTACAGCAAGCACCTAGGTGACTGTAAAGCATCCGCTATTATGGTTAAAGAGAGTGAACGTGAACTGTGTAAAACCAATGTAATAGTGGTTAATGACCCTTATGTTGCTTTTGCTAAAGTTGCTCAAGCGTTGGATATTACTCCTGCACCGGCTTCGGCTATTGAGGCTTCAGCTTCAATTTCAGGTGATGCGACCATTGGACAAAACGTGTCTATTGGTGCAAATGCTGTGATTGAATCTGGTGTGGTCCTTGGTGATGATGTGATCATTGGTGCTGGTTGTTTTATCGGCAAAAATGCTCAAATTGGCGCTGGTACTAAGCTATGGGCTAATGTCAGCATTTATCATGAAGTGGTTATTGGCACCGCGTGTTTGATTCAATCGAGCACAGTGATTGGTTCTGATGGCTTTGGTTATGCGAACGAAAAAGGCGAGTGGGTTAAGATCCCTCAAGTTGGTTCGGTTCGCATTGGTAATCGTGTAGAAATTGGTGCATGTACTACTATCGACCGTGGTGCATTAGACGATACAGTCATTGAAGATAACGTTATCTTAGATAACCAACTTCAAATTGCTCACAATGTTCACATCGGATATGGTTCAGCGATTGCTGGTGGTACTATTATTGCTGGCAGCACGACGATAGGTAAGTACTGTATTATTGGTGGTGGCTGTGTGATTAATGGTCACATTGAAGTTGTCGATGGCGTTACAATCACCGGTATGGGGATGGTAATGCGCAGCATCACTGAGAAAGGTATGTATTCCTCTGGTATTCCTTTACAGCCAAACAAAGATTGGCGTAAAACAGCGACGCGTGTTCATCGCATTGATGAAATGAACAAGCGTCTGAAAACCGTTGAAAAACTTATCGAGAAGAGCGCGGAATCATAA
- the tilS gene encoding tRNA lysidine(34) synthetase TilS, whose protein sequence is MTHLIETFTSVLHQSALKPCRLIVAFSGGVDSRVLLELAAQYSKQHDIECLAVHVHHGLSDNADDWANQCKVWCDALSVSLAVERVSLDINSGESIEKLARDARYQAFKQHVRQGDVLVTGQHIDDQLETFLLALKRGSGPKGLSSMARFMPFGEAFIVRPMLSITRPDIEAAACDMGLTWVEDESNQDLRFDRNFIRHQVTPTLINRWPSFRESVSRSALLCAEQESLLDELIEPHFLKALGGSEIKSQSLSIEVLSEYSVLLRARLLRMWLSYCGQSMPSQKQLKLIWDEVACAQADANPKLVLDNAEVRRFNHQLYLVKETKDLSNWQSDISMGQSLVLPDGLGDLHLNSALSDGVSNNRDVQSFSLSDTSETLRVIFNPEGLSAHPVGRGHSRKLKKLFQEYQVPSWLRRRTPILMEGDRVIAVLGLFVDKNYEGQDCEALWSK, encoded by the coding sequence ATGACTCACTTAATCGAAACCTTCACATCTGTACTTCATCAAAGCGCACTCAAGCCATGCCGACTGATCGTTGCTTTCAGTGGCGGTGTCGATTCCCGAGTGTTGTTGGAGTTGGCTGCTCAATATTCCAAACAACATGACATTGAGTGCCTTGCGGTACATGTTCATCACGGCCTAAGTGACAATGCTGACGACTGGGCAAATCAATGTAAAGTATGGTGCGATGCTTTATCTGTGTCTCTAGCAGTAGAAAGAGTATCTTTGGATATCAATAGCGGTGAGAGCATTGAAAAGTTGGCTCGAGATGCTCGATATCAAGCTTTTAAGCAACATGTAAGACAGGGTGATGTTTTGGTTACGGGTCAGCATATAGATGACCAACTTGAAACGTTCTTACTTGCGTTAAAGCGTGGAAGCGGCCCGAAAGGACTCTCCTCTATGGCGAGATTTATGCCGTTTGGAGAAGCTTTTATCGTTCGTCCTATGCTGTCAATAACTCGACCGGATATTGAAGCAGCTGCTTGCGATATGGGCTTAACCTGGGTTGAAGATGAGAGTAATCAGGATCTTCGCTTTGACCGTAATTTTATTCGACACCAGGTGACTCCAACATTAATCAATCGTTGGCCTAGTTTCCGTGAATCGGTCAGTCGTAGCGCGTTACTGTGTGCAGAGCAAGAGTCGTTACTTGATGAATTGATTGAGCCTCACTTTCTCAAAGCTTTAGGTGGCAGTGAGATCAAGAGCCAAAGCCTAAGCATTGAGGTGTTATCTGAGTATTCTGTTTTATTGCGTGCACGCTTGTTAAGAATGTGGCTGAGTTATTGTGGGCAATCGATGCCGAGCCAAAAACAACTTAAGTTGATTTGGGATGAAGTCGCATGCGCTCAAGCAGACGCTAACCCTAAGCTGGTGTTGGATAATGCCGAAGTTCGACGCTTTAATCATCAGCTCTATCTCGTGAAAGAGACCAAAGACTTGTCGAACTGGCAAAGTGATATCTCGATGGGTCAGAGCTTGGTTCTGCCTGATGGTTTAGGGGATCTACACTTAAATTCAGCGCTGAGTGATGGCGTATCTAACAACCGTGATGTGCAAAGCTTTAGTTTGTCGGATACAAGCGAAACACTACGAGTTATCTTTAATCCTGAAGGGTTATCTGCGCATCCTGTTGGGCGTGGGCATAGCAGAAAACTCAAAAAGCTCTTCCAGGAATATCAGGTGCCAAGTTGGCTAAGGCGCAGAACACCCATATTGATGGAGGGCGATCGAGTGATCGCTGTTTTGGGCTTATTCGTAGATAAAAACTACGAAGGTCAAGATTGTGAAGCGCTTTGGAGCAAGTAG
- the lpxB gene encoding lipid-A-disaccharide synthase produces the protein MAQQETQTNNSDFVSNEPLRVGIVVGELSGDTLGEGFIKAIKSQYPNAEFVGIGGPKMKALGCESLFEMEELAVMGLVEVLGRLPRLLKVKAELVKYFTQNPPDVFVGIDAPDFNLRLELDLKKAGIKTVHYVSPSVWAWRPKRIFKIDKATDLVLAFLPFEKAFYDKYNVACEFVGHTLADAIPLEPSQKEARDLLGLEQDKPWLAVLPGSRGGEMSLIAQPFIETCQRIKQKYPDINFVVALVNEQRKKQFTEIWQSTAPELEFTLVEDTARNVITAADSVLLASGTVALECMLLKRPMVVGYKVNKLTGYIVKKLSITEFVSLPNILAGEEIVKEHILEECHPDFLFPSVDKMLSADNSALIERFTEMHHWIRKDADKQAANAVLNLIDRPFVEA, from the coding sequence ATGGCACAGCAAGAAACACAAACCAATAACTCGGACTTTGTTTCGAATGAACCACTACGCGTAGGTATCGTTGTCGGAGAACTTTCTGGTGACACGCTTGGTGAGGGCTTTATTAAAGCGATTAAGTCACAGTACCCGAATGCTGAATTCGTTGGTATTGGTGGGCCAAAAATGAAGGCTCTGGGTTGTGAATCTCTTTTCGAAATGGAAGAGCTTGCCGTAATGGGGTTAGTGGAAGTGCTGGGCCGTTTGCCTCGCTTGTTAAAAGTGAAAGCGGAGCTGGTTAAATATTTCACTCAAAACCCGCCAGATGTCTTTGTTGGTATTGATGCTCCTGACTTCAACCTGAGGCTTGAGTTAGATCTTAAGAAAGCAGGTATTAAAACCGTTCATTATGTTAGTCCTTCAGTTTGGGCTTGGCGTCCAAAACGTATCTTTAAAATCGACAAGGCAACCGATTTGGTATTGGCCTTTCTACCATTTGAAAAAGCGTTTTACGATAAGTACAACGTTGCCTGTGAATTTGTTGGCCACACATTGGCAGACGCGATTCCCTTGGAACCAAGTCAAAAAGAAGCTCGTGATCTTTTAGGTTTAGAGCAAGACAAGCCGTGGTTAGCTGTATTACCGGGTAGCCGTGGTGGTGAAATGAGTTTGATTGCTCAACCATTTATTGAAACTTGTCAGCGCATTAAGCAGAAATACCCTGATATCAATTTTGTTGTTGCGCTCGTTAATGAACAGCGTAAAAAACAGTTCACTGAAATTTGGCAATCAACGGCGCCTGAACTTGAATTCACCTTAGTGGAAGATACTGCGAGAAACGTGATTACAGCTGCCGACTCTGTGCTATTAGCTTCAGGGACCGTCGCTCTTGAGTGTATGTTGCTGAAACGTCCGATGGTCGTTGGCTATAAAGTAAATAAGCTGACGGGCTATATTGTGAAGAAGTTGTCGATTACCGAGTTCGTCTCACTGCCTAACATTTTGGCAGGTGAAGAAATCGTAAAAGAACATATCCTTGAAGAGTGTCACCCAGACTTTTTGTTCCCCTCTGTCGATAAGATGCTCTCAGCGGACAACAGTGCGTTGATCGAGCGCTTTACTGAGATGCATCACTGGATCCGTAAGGATGCGGACAAACAAGCCGCCAACGCTGTCCTGAACCTAATTGATAGACCGTTTGTTGAAGCGTAA
- the rnhB gene encoding ribonuclease HII: protein MAVKEKKELPPFEYPQGYQLFAGVDEVGRGPLVGDVVTAAVILDPSNPIKGLNDSKKLSEKKRLALLPEIKEKALAWSVGRCSPQEIDELNILQATMVAMQRAIAGLSIQPDMALIDGNRVPELPMDGLAIVKGDLRVAEISAASIIAKVVRDQEMEELDKIHPEFGFAKHKGYPTKAHFEAIEKHGVTEHYRKSFKPVKRILGID from the coding sequence ATGGCAGTAAAAGAGAAAAAAGAGCTTCCTCCTTTTGAGTATCCTCAAGGTTACCAATTATTTGCTGGTGTGGATGAAGTCGGGCGTGGGCCATTAGTTGGTGATGTCGTGACGGCTGCGGTTATCCTAGATCCCAGCAATCCGATTAAAGGCTTAAATGACTCAAAAAAACTGTCTGAAAAAAAGCGTCTTGCACTGCTGCCTGAAATCAAAGAAAAAGCACTGGCGTGGTCAGTGGGTCGTTGCTCGCCACAAGAAATTGATGAATTGAATATTCTGCAAGCGACCATGGTCGCCATGCAGCGTGCTATTGCTGGTCTTAGCATTCAACCTGATATGGCATTGATCGATGGAAACCGTGTTCCTGAATTGCCGATGGACGGTCTTGCTATCGTGAAAGGGGACTTGCGAGTCGCTGAAATCAGTGCGGCGTCTATTATTGCTAAAGTAGTTCGTGACCAAGAAATGGAAGAGCTTGATAAGATTCATCCTGAATTTGGTTTTGCTAAACACAAAGGTTACCCGACGAAAGCACATTTCGAAGCGATTGAAAAACATGGTGTGACCGAGCATTATCGTAAAAGCTTTAAACCCGTAAAGCGGATCCTTGGTATCGATTAA
- the fabZ gene encoding 3-hydroxyacyl-ACP dehydratase FabZ: MTTEQTTMNITEIQELLPHRYPFLMVDRVTSFEKEKTLTAIKNVSVNEPQFTGHFPQLPVFPGVLILEAMAQATGLLAFKSFGAPSGNELYYFASVDKAKFRKPVIPGDQLVIEVEFLKERRGIASFNGVAKVDGVVVCSAELKCARREF, encoded by the coding sequence TTGACTACTGAACAGACAACGATGAACATTACTGAAATTCAGGAACTATTACCTCATCGCTACCCATTCTTAATGGTTGATCGTGTGACTAGCTTTGAAAAAGAAAAAACATTGACCGCGATTAAGAATGTTTCTGTCAATGAACCTCAGTTCACAGGCCATTTCCCACAACTTCCTGTATTTCCGGGTGTGTTGATTTTAGAAGCAATGGCGCAAGCAACAGGTCTCCTAGCATTTAAATCTTTTGGTGCACCTTCTGGCAATGAGCTTTACTATTTTGCAAGCGTAGATAAAGCAAAATTCCGTAAGCCAGTTATCCCTGGTGACCAATTAGTTATCGAAGTTGAATTCTTGAAAGAACGCCGTGGTATCGCATCATTTAATGGCGTAGCTAAAGTTGACGGCGTTGTAGTTTGTTCAGCTGAACTTAAATGTGCTCGTAGAGAGTTTTAA
- the accA gene encoding acetyl-CoA carboxylase carboxyl transferase subunit alpha — translation MSLNFLEFEKPIAELEAKIEALRDVSRHGGDTAIDLGKEIEQLEKKSLELKQKIFSDLGAWQVAQLARHPQRPYTKDYLEHAFTEFEELAGDRAYADDKAIVGGMARLNGRPVMVIGHQKGRETKEKVIRNFGMPKPEGYRKALRLMETAERFNMPIITFIDTAGAYPGVGAEERGQSEAIAKNLKVMAGLSVPVICNVVGEGGSGGALAIGVGDYVNMLQYSTYSVISPEGCASILWRDSDKAPQAAEAMGLVAPRLKELELIDEIIPEPLGGAHRDPVQTAQNMKDMLVKQLEELEQFDNEALLERRYQRLMSYGYC, via the coding sequence ATGAGCCTGAACTTTCTAGAATTTGAAAAGCCTATCGCTGAACTTGAAGCAAAAATCGAAGCGCTACGTGACGTTTCGCGTCACGGTGGTGATACCGCGATAGATCTAGGCAAAGAAATTGAACAGCTAGAGAAAAAAAGCTTAGAGCTTAAACAGAAAATCTTTAGTGACCTAGGTGCGTGGCAGGTAGCTCAACTTGCTCGCCACCCTCAACGTCCGTACACCAAAGATTACCTGGAGCATGCATTCACAGAGTTTGAAGAGTTAGCGGGCGATCGCGCTTACGCTGACGATAAAGCAATTGTGGGTGGTATGGCTCGTCTAAATGGTCGTCCTGTTATGGTTATTGGTCACCAAAAAGGTCGTGAGACTAAAGAAAAAGTGATCCGTAACTTTGGTATGCCAAAGCCAGAAGGTTACCGTAAGGCACTTCGCCTAATGGAAACGGCTGAGCGTTTCAACATGCCAATCATTACTTTCATCGATACAGCGGGTGCATACCCAGGTGTTGGTGCTGAAGAGCGCGGCCAGTCTGAAGCTATCGCGAAAAACCTAAAAGTAATGGCAGGCCTATCTGTGCCAGTTATCTGTAACGTTGTCGGCGAAGGCGGTTCTGGTGGTGCACTAGCAATCGGTGTTGGCGACTACGTGAACATGCTTCAGTACTCTACGTACTCAGTAATCTCTCCAGAAGGTTGTGCTTCAATCTTATGGCGTGATTCAGATAAAGCGCCACAAGCTGCGGAAGCTATGGGCTTAGTTGCTCCTCGTCTTAAAGAGCTAGAGCTTATTGATGAAATCATTCCTGAGCCTTTAGGTGGTGCACACCGCGATCCAGTACAAACTGCTCAGAATATGAAAGACATGCTAGTTAAACAGCTAGAAGAACTAGAGCAGTTTGATAACGAAGCGCTTCTAGAGCGTCGTTACCAGCGCCTAATGAGCTACGGTTACTGCTGA
- the lpxA gene encoding acyl-ACP--UDP-N-acetylglucosamine O-acyltransferase yields MIHETAKIHPAAVIEGDVTIGANVTVGPFTYIAGNVTIGDDTEVMSHVVIKGHTTIGKENRIFPHAVIGEENQDKKYGGEHTTVVIGDRNVIREAVQIHRGTVQDKATTVIGDDNLLCVNAHVAHDVVVGNHTHIGNNAILGGHVTVGDYAGVMALSAIHPFCSIGAYAYIGGCSAVVQDVLPYVLAQGNHAAPFGLNLVGLKRNGFEKPEIRALQKAYKELYRSGKTLEEAKAALVEMAKEFTSVAPMLEMLENSERGIIR; encoded by the coding sequence ATGATTCATGAAACAGCGAAAATTCACCCGGCAGCAGTAATCGAAGGTGATGTAACTATCGGTGCTAACGTGACGGTTGGGCCTTTCACTTACATTGCTGGTAACGTGACAATTGGTGACGACACTGAAGTGATGTCGCATGTTGTGATCAAAGGTCACACAACCATTGGTAAAGAAAATCGCATCTTTCCACACGCTGTTATCGGTGAAGAAAACCAAGATAAGAAATACGGTGGCGAACATACGACAGTAGTGATCGGTGATCGCAACGTGATTCGTGAAGCGGTTCAAATCCACCGTGGCACGGTTCAAGATAAAGCAACCACAGTGATTGGTGATGACAACCTACTTTGTGTTAATGCTCACGTAGCACACGATGTTGTTGTTGGTAACCACACTCACATCGGTAACAACGCTATCCTTGGTGGTCACGTAACGGTTGGTGACTACGCTGGTGTAATGGCACTTTCTGCGATTCACCCATTCTGTTCAATTGGCGCTTATGCTTACATTGGCGGCTGTTCTGCTGTTGTTCAAGATGTACTGCCGTACGTACTTGCACAGGGAAACCATGCGGCGCCATTTGGCCTTAACCTAGTGGGCTTGAAGCGTAACGGATTTGAGAAACCAGAAATTCGTGCACTACAGAAAGCGTACAAAGAGTTATACCGTTCAGGTAAAACACTTGAAGAAGCTAAAGCAGCTTTAGTTGAAATGGCGAAAGAGTTTACTTCAGTTGCACCTATGCTAGAAATGCTAGAGAACTCTGAGCGCGGCATTATTCGTTAA